In Massilistercora timonensis, the following are encoded in one genomic region:
- a CDS encoding CoB--CoM heterodisulfide reductase iron-sulfur subunit B family protein: MRYSYYPGCTLKNKAQALDAYARASARALGFELEEIEEWQCCGGVYPLGSDEIATKLASVRALNAAKEKGQDLVTVCSACHHVLKRVNDDMRNVEEIRTKANNYMDLPRPYAGETRVLHFLEVLRDQIGFDKVKEKVVNPLTGKKIGAYYGCLLLRPGKILAFDDPENPKIMEDFIRAIGAEPVIYPYRNECCGGYISLKEQEMAGEMCRKIGASAEGFGADMLITACPLCMYNLNKNLEGGLPVYYFTELLAEALGVKDEVKVK, translated from the coding sequence ATGCGATACAGTTATTATCCCGGCTGCACCCTGAAGAACAAGGCGCAGGCCCTGGACGCCTATGCCAGAGCTTCTGCCAGGGCGCTGGGATTTGAACTGGAAGAGATTGAAGAATGGCAGTGCTGTGGCGGCGTGTACCCGCTGGGAAGCGATGAGATCGCGACCAAGCTTGCGTCCGTGCGGGCCCTGAACGCGGCAAAGGAGAAGGGCCAGGACCTGGTCACCGTCTGTTCCGCCTGTCATCATGTGCTCAAACGGGTCAACGACGATATGAGAAATGTGGAAGAGATCCGGACCAAGGCAAACAACTACATGGATCTTCCCAGGCCTTACGCAGGGGAGACCAGGGTGCTTCATTTCCTGGAAGTGCTGCGGGACCAGATCGGTTTTGATAAAGTGAAAGAAAAGGTAGTCAATCCGCTGACCGGAAAGAAGATCGGCGCCTACTACGGGTGCCTCCTTCTGCGTCCGGGAAAGATTCTGGCCTTTGACGATCCGGAGAATCCGAAGATCATGGAGGACTTTATCCGGGCCATCGGCGCAGAGCCGGTGATCTATCCTTACCGTAACGAGTGCTGCGGCGGTTACATTTCCTTAAAAGAGCAGGAGATGGCCGGGGAGATGTGCCGCAAGATCGGAGCCAGCGCGGAAGGATTTGGCGCGGATATGCTGATCACCGCCTGTCCCTTATGTATGTATAATCTGAACAAAAACCTGGAGGGCGGCCTGCCGGTTTACTATTTTACCGAGCTTCTGGCAGAGGCCCTGGGTGTGAAAGATGAGGTGAAGGTAAAGTGA
- a CDS encoding 4Fe-4S dicluster domain-containing protein — MTNAKKQADQIREISGVNPLKCMKCGKCSATCPSYNEMDIKPHQFVSYVINEDIESLVKSRSLWKCLSCFACVQRCPRDVKPGKLIDAARQIVERQKGGDYLTPDEIPELLDPDTPQQLLVSAFRRYRR; from the coding sequence GTGACAAATGCAAAGAAACAGGCGGATCAGATCCGGGAGATCAGCGGCGTCAATCCCCTGAAATGTATGAAATGCGGCAAATGTTCCGCCACCTGTCCTTCCTACAACGAGATGGACATCAAGCCTCATCAGTTCGTGTCCTATGTGATCAACGAAGATATCGAGTCTCTGGTAAAATCCAGGTCCCTGTGGAAATGCCTGTCCTGCTTTGCCTGCGTACAGCGCTGTCCAAGGGATGTGAAGCCGGGGAAACTCATCGATGCGGCGCGGCAGATCGTGGAGCGGCAAAAAGGCGGGGATTATCTGACCCCGGACGAGATCCCGGAGCTTCTGGATCCGGATACTCCGCAGCAGCTTTTGGTAAGTGCGTTCAGAAGATACAGGAGGTGA
- a CDS encoding CoB--CoM heterodisulfide reductase iron-sulfur subunit A family protein has protein sequence MQRIGVFVCHCGTNIAATVDVKKVVEMALHEPGVVHAEDYQYMCSEAGQEKILKAVQEKNLSGIVVCSCSPRMHETTFRNAAQKAGLNPYMVEIANIREHCSWIHKDMEEATKKAVILMRAAVAKVNLNTPLQPGESRVTKRALVIGGGIAGIQTALDIADAGYPVDIVEKTPSIGGRMSQLDKTFPTLDCSACILTPKMVEANAHPNINIYTYSEVEKVSGFVGDFTVDIRKKARSVDMSKCTGCGVCQEKCPSKKTPSEFNRGLNNRSAIYTPFAQAIPNVPVIDREACIKFKTGKCGICSKVCQAGAIDYEQKDEIITEKYGAIVVATGFDMIKLDDYDEYAYSQSKDVITSLELERIMNAAGPTGGHLERLSDGKAPKEIVFIQCVGSRCADHRGKSYCSKICCMYTAKHAMLIRDKYPDVNVTVFYIDVRTPGKNFDEFYRRAVEEYGVNYIKGQVGKVIPQPDGKLLVQGADLLDNKQILKEADMVVLAAAIEPNPDVRKIATMLTASIDTNNFLTEAHAKLRPVESPTAGVFLSGVCQGPKDIPETVSQAGAAAVKAIGLLAKDKLLTNPCTAHSDELLCNGCSQCANVCPYGAITYEEKEVNDHGIREVRRIAVVNEALCQGCGACTVTCPSGAMDLKGFSNRQILAEVDAICR, from the coding sequence GTGCAAAGGATCGGAGTATTCGTCTGTCACTGCGGCACAAATATCGCCGCAACGGTGGACGTAAAGAAAGTAGTAGAGATGGCTCTTCATGAACCAGGCGTGGTCCATGCGGAGGATTATCAGTATATGTGTTCCGAGGCCGGCCAGGAGAAGATCCTGAAAGCCGTGCAGGAGAAGAACTTAAGCGGCATCGTGGTGTGCTCCTGTTCCCCCCGGATGCACGAGACCACCTTCCGGAACGCGGCCCAGAAGGCGGGCTTAAACCCTTACATGGTAGAGATCGCCAATATCCGGGAGCACTGTTCCTGGATCCATAAGGATATGGAGGAGGCTACCAAGAAGGCCGTGATCCTGATGCGGGCGGCGGTGGCCAAGGTAAACTTAAATACACCCCTTCAGCCGGGAGAGAGCCGGGTGACCAAGCGGGCTTTGGTGATCGGCGGCGGCATCGCCGGCATCCAGACGGCGCTTGACATTGCGGACGCGGGATATCCGGTGGATATCGTAGAGAAAACCCCCAGTATCGGCGGAAGAATGTCCCAGCTTGACAAGACCTTCCCCACCCTGGACTGTTCCGCCTGTATCCTGACCCCGAAGATGGTGGAGGCCAACGCCCATCCCAACATCAACATCTATACCTACAGTGAAGTAGAGAAAGTCTCCGGGTTCGTGGGAGACTTCACGGTAGACATCCGCAAGAAGGCAAGAAGTGTGGACATGAGCAAATGTACCGGCTGTGGAGTCTGCCAGGAGAAATGTCCCAGTAAGAAGACGCCCAGCGAATTCAACCGGGGATTAAATAACCGGAGCGCCATCTATACTCCATTTGCCCAGGCCATCCCCAATGTACCGGTGATCGACCGGGAGGCCTGTATCAAGTTTAAGACCGGCAAATGCGGAATCTGCTCCAAGGTGTGCCAGGCAGGCGCTATCGACTATGAGCAGAAAGACGAGATCATCACTGAGAAATACGGCGCCATCGTGGTGGCTACCGGATTCGACATGATCAAGCTGGATGATTACGACGAGTATGCCTACAGCCAGAGCAAGGATGTGATCACCTCCCTGGAGCTGGAGCGGATCATGAACGCGGCGGGCCCCACCGGAGGCCATCTGGAGCGGCTCTCTGACGGGAAGGCTCCCAAAGAGATCGTGTTCATCCAGTGCGTGGGAAGCCGGTGCGCGGATCACAGAGGCAAAAGCTACTGTTCCAAGATCTGCTGCATGTACACCGCCAAGCACGCCATGCTGATCCGGGATAAGTATCCGGATGTAAATGTAACCGTATTCTATATCGATGTGCGGACTCCGGGCAAGAACTTTGACGAGTTCTACCGCCGGGCCGTGGAAGAATACGGTGTGAACTATATCAAAGGCCAGGTGGGCAAAGTGATCCCTCAGCCGGACGGCAAGCTTCTGGTGCAGGGAGCGGACCTGCTGGACAACAAGCAGATCTTAAAGGAAGCGGACATGGTAGTCCTGGCGGCGGCCATCGAGCCAAACCCGGATGTGCGCAAGATCGCCACCATGCTCACCGCCAGCATTGATACCAATAATTTCCTGACTGAGGCCCACGCCAAGCTTCGTCCGGTAGAGTCCCCCACAGCGGGAGTCTTTCTCTCCGGCGTGTGCCAGGGGCCCAAAGATATTCCGGAGACGGTATCCCAGGCTGGAGCGGCGGCGGTGAAGGCCATCGGACTTCTGGCCAAGGATAAGCTTCTCACCAACCCCTGTACGGCTCATTCTGACGAACTGCTGTGCAACGGCTGTTCCCAGTGTGCCAACGTGTGTCCATACGGGGCCATTACCTATGAAGAGAAGGAAGTCAATGACCACGGGATCCGGGAAGTACGGCGCATTGCAGTGGTCAACGAGGCTCTCTGCCAGGGCTGCGGCGCCTGCACAGTCACCTGTCCTTCCGGCGCCATGGACCTGAAGGGATTTTCCAACAGACAGATTCTAGCGGAGGTAGATGCCATATGTCGATAG
- a CDS encoding hydrogenase iron-sulfur subunit encodes MSIEAKEEFRPKIVAFCCNWCSYAGADLAGSSRLSYSADVKIIRVPCSCRVNPMFILRAFERGADGVIICGCHPGDCHYTSGNYYARRRMTLLFSMLDFIGVENGRTRVEWVSAAEGVKFSQTMHEFVDKITSLGKNVRLEDLRCRKS; translated from the coding sequence ATGTCGATAGAAGCAAAAGAAGAATTCAGGCCTAAGATCGTGGCTTTCTGCTGCAACTGGTGCAGCTACGCCGGCGCGGATCTGGCAGGCAGCAGCCGCCTTTCTTACTCCGCGGACGTGAAGATCATCCGGGTACCCTGTTCCTGCCGGGTGAATCCCATGTTTATCCTGCGGGCCTTTGAAAGAGGGGCGGACGGCGTGATCATCTGCGGATGCCATCCCGGCGACTGCCACTATACCTCAGGAAACTACTATGCAAGGCGGAGGATGACACTTCTTTTCTCCATGCTGGACTTCATCGGCGTGGAGAACGGACGGACCCGGGTAGAGTGGGTATCCGCGGCGGAAGGAGTGAAATTCTCCCAGACCATGCATGAGTTTGTAGACAAGATCACTTCCCTTGGGAAGAATGTAAGATTGGAGGATTTAAGATGCAGGAAATCGTAA
- a CDS encoding 4Fe-4S dicluster domain-containing protein, producing the protein MQEIVKRAKELLADGTVNRVLGWKAGDLPYNPEPAYFEKEEDLEEFVYNGFCGANLSKYMIEASKLPGKTLVFLKPCDTYSFQQLMKEHRVDREKAYIIGVGCKGKLDIEKIRKMGIKGIKSIRGAELEDAAETLTIETLYGEKEVAYKDAMLERCHVCKGKDHMIFDEIIGESKETKDGDRFAEVERIEAMSPEEKFAFFQKELSKCIRCNACRNVCPACSCRKCVFDSNKFDSAQKANVDSFEEKMFHIIRAFHVAGRCTDCGECSRVCPQGIPLHLFNRKFIKDIDELYGEYQAGADLEERGPLTSYQLDDAEPGIVAERS; encoded by the coding sequence ATGCAGGAAATCGTAAAACGGGCGAAAGAACTCCTGGCCGACGGAACCGTGAACCGGGTGCTGGGATGGAAAGCCGGCGACCTGCCTTATAATCCGGAACCGGCTTATTTTGAGAAAGAAGAAGACCTGGAAGAGTTCGTATACAACGGGTTCTGCGGGGCGAATTTGAGCAAATATATGATCGAGGCTTCCAAGCTTCCGGGAAAGACTCTGGTATTCTTAAAGCCCTGTGACACCTACAGTTTCCAGCAGCTGATGAAAGAGCACCGGGTAGACCGGGAGAAAGCCTACATCATCGGCGTGGGCTGCAAGGGCAAGCTGGACATTGAGAAGATCCGCAAGATGGGGATCAAGGGGATCAAAAGTATCCGTGGAGCTGAACTTGAGGATGCGGCTGAGACCCTGACTATTGAGACCCTTTACGGAGAGAAGGAAGTTGCCTACAAGGATGCCATGCTAGAGCGGTGCCACGTCTGTAAGGGAAAGGACCACATGATCTTCGACGAGATCATCGGAGAGTCCAAAGAGACCAAAGACGGGGACCGGTTCGCGGAAGTAGAGCGGATCGAGGCCATGAGCCCGGAAGAGAAGTTCGCCTTCTTCCAGAAGGAACTGAGCAAATGCATCCGCTGCAACGCCTGCCGGAATGTATGTCCGGCCTGCAGCTGCCGCAAATGCGTCTTTGACAGCAACAAATTTGACAGCGCCCAGAAGGCCAACGTGGATTCCTTTGAGGAAAAGATGTTCCACATCATCCGGGCCTTCCATGTGGCGGGACGGTGTACCGACTGCGGCGAGTGCAGCCGAGTATGTCCGCAGGGGATCCCCCTTCATCTTTTCAACCGGAAGTTCATCAAAGATATCGATGAACTGTACGGAGAGTATCAGGCGGGCGCAGACCTTGAGGAGAGAGGCCCCCTGACCAGTTACCAGTTGGACGACGCAGAGCCTGGGATCGTGGCGGAAAGGAGTTAG
- a CDS encoding 4Fe-4S dicluster domain-containing protein codes for MYKIKREDLPALFQKIAADQELYLPVRTADQTNFGVWREEAEVDLDTLKTVKSPKDVFFPQSETLYTCYREGKKLSVEPETLKEQDFVVFGMKACDIKGVEVLDRVFLSDPIDTFYAARREHGTIVALACHEPEETCFCKVFGVDAAHPAADVAAWMVEDTLYWKPETEKGQKLTEKLADLLEKAGDAGSEKAVAEEEEKIRSIIEELPYSHLSLEGWNGDVLMEKFESPLWEELYKSCLACGTCTFVCPTCQCYDIKDYDTGHGVQRYRCWDSCMYSDFTMMAHGNNRTSQKERFRQRFMHKLVYFPANNDGMYSCVGCGRCVEKCPASLNIVKVVKAFQEKEGAKA; via the coding sequence ATGTATAAGATAAAACGAGAAGATCTGCCTGCATTATTCCAGAAGATCGCCGCAGATCAGGAATTATATCTGCCGGTCCGCACTGCAGATCAGACCAATTTCGGCGTGTGGAGAGAAGAGGCAGAGGTGGACCTTGACACTTTGAAGACCGTGAAGTCTCCCAAGGACGTATTCTTTCCCCAGAGCGAGACCCTGTATACCTGTTATCGGGAGGGAAAGAAGTTAAGCGTAGAACCGGAGACCCTGAAGGAACAGGATTTCGTGGTGTTTGGCATGAAAGCCTGCGACATAAAAGGAGTGGAAGTACTGGACCGGGTATTCCTTTCTGACCCGATTGACACCTTCTACGCTGCAAGAAGAGAACACGGTACCATCGTCGCCCTGGCCTGTCATGAGCCGGAAGAGACCTGCTTCTGCAAGGTGTTCGGCGTGGACGCGGCCCATCCGGCGGCAGACGTGGCAGCCTGGATGGTGGAGGACACCCTGTACTGGAAGCCGGAGACAGAGAAAGGACAGAAGCTGACGGAAAAGCTGGCAGATCTCCTGGAGAAGGCAGGGGATGCCGGAAGTGAAAAAGCAGTGGCAGAAGAAGAGGAGAAGATCCGCTCCATCATCGAGGAGCTTCCCTACTCTCATCTTTCCCTGGAAGGATGGAACGGGGACGTGCTGATGGAGAAGTTTGAGTCGCCTCTGTGGGAGGAACTCTACAAATCCTGTCTGGCCTGCGGCACCTGCACTTTCGTGTGCCCCACCTGCCAGTGCTACGACATCAAGGACTATGACACCGGACACGGGGTACAGCGCTACCGTTGCTGGGATTCCTGCATGTATTCGGATTTCACCATGATGGCCCACGGCAATAACCGGACCAGCCAGAAGGAGCGGTTCCGCCAGCGGTTCATGCACAAGCTGGTGTATTTCCCGGCCAACAATGACGGGATGTACTCCTGCGTAGGCTGCGGCCGGTGCGTGGAGAAATGTCCGGCGTCCCTGAATATCGTGAAGGTGGTAAAAGCATTTCAGGAAAAGGAGGGGGCAAAGGCATGA
- a CDS encoding FAD/NAD(P)-binding protein, translating into MSECTCHKNYQLDTLIPQVGVITDIREETPDVKTFRVNAPEGGKLFEHMPGQCAMLCVPGVSEGMFSITSSPTNREYQEFSIKKCGVLTDYLHSLEVGDEITVRGPYGNHFPVEDKLLGKNLLFIAGGIGLAPLRSVINYVLDNREKYGTVDIVYGSRSAEDLVQLKEIQEVWMKAEGVNVHLTIDREEEGWDGHVGFVPNYVKELGFDVDKTVLVCGPPIMIKFTLAGLEELGFSREQVYTTLELRMKCGVGKCGRCNIGSKYVCKDGPVFRCDEIDEMPDEY; encoded by the coding sequence ATGAGCGAATGTACCTGTCATAAGAATTATCAATTAGATACTTTGATCCCGCAGGTGGGAGTGATCACCGACATCCGGGAAGAAACGCCGGATGTCAAAACCTTCCGGGTGAATGCGCCGGAAGGCGGAAAGCTTTTCGAGCATATGCCGGGCCAGTGCGCCATGCTGTGCGTCCCGGGAGTCAGCGAGGGAATGTTTTCTATCACATCTTCCCCTACCAATCGGGAATATCAGGAATTCAGCATTAAGAAATGCGGCGTCCTCACCGATTATCTTCACAGCCTGGAGGTAGGAGATGAGATCACCGTGCGTGGCCCCTATGGAAACCATTTTCCGGTGGAAGATAAGCTTCTTGGGAAGAATCTTCTGTTTATCGCCGGCGGTATCGGCCTTGCGCCACTTAGGTCCGTGATCAACTATGTGCTGGATAACCGGGAGAAATACGGAACCGTGGATATCGTCTACGGATCCCGCTCCGCGGAAGACCTGGTACAGTTAAAGGAAATCCAGGAAGTGTGGATGAAGGCGGAGGGCGTGAACGTCCATCTGACCATCGACCGGGAGGAAGAAGGCTGGGACGGTCACGTGGGATTTGTCCCCAACTACGTAAAAGAACTTGGCTTTGACGTAGACAAGACCGTGCTGGTGTGCGGACCGCCCATCATGATCAAATTCACCCTGGCAGGCCTGGAAGAGCTGGGCTTCTCACGGGAGCAGGTCTACACCACCCTGGAACTTCGGATGAAGTGCGGCGTAGGCAAATGCGGAAGATGTAACATTGGATCAAAATATGTGTGCAAAGACGGCCCCGTATTCCGCTGCGACGAGATCGACGAAATGCCAGACGAGTATTAA
- a CDS encoding 2Fe-2S iron-sulfur cluster-binding protein, protein MENMVNVYFFGKKYTVPADLTIMTAMEYAGYELKRGCGCRHGFCGACATIYRIKGKNELKTGLACQTQVEEGMYVASIPYFPTDKRTYDMEEIRPEQRIMMELYPEIYSCIGCNACTKACTQDLNVMQYIAYAQRGEFEKCAEESFDCIGCGCCSVRCPAGISHPMVGLLARRLTGKYIAPKAEHLTNRVEEIHHGEYDQLIEQIMEKPIEEMQELYNNREIEK, encoded by the coding sequence ATGGAAAACATGGTAAACGTATATTTTTTCGGAAAGAAATACACGGTTCCCGCTGACCTGACCATTATGACGGCCATGGAATACGCCGGGTATGAACTGAAGCGGGGCTGCGGCTGCCGACATGGATTTTGCGGCGCCTGCGCCACCATTTACCGGATCAAGGGAAAGAATGAGTTAAAGACCGGGCTTGCCTGTCAGACCCAGGTGGAAGAGGGCATGTATGTAGCAAGCATTCCTTATTTCCCCACAGACAAGCGGACTTATGACATGGAAGAGATCCGTCCTGAGCAGCGGATCATGATGGAGCTTTATCCGGAGATTTACAGCTGCATCGGCTGCAACGCCTGTACCAAGGCATGTACCCAGGATCTGAATGTAATGCAGTACATCGCCTACGCCCAGCGGGGCGAGTTTGAGAAATGCGCGGAGGAATCCTTCGACTGTATCGGCTGCGGCTGCTGTTCCGTGCGCTGCCCGGCGGGGATCTCCCATCCCATGGTTGGACTTCTGGCAAGACGTCTTACCGGGAAATACATTGCGCCCAAGGCAGAGCATCTTACTAACCGGGTGGAGGAGATCCATCACGGAGAATATGATCAGCTGATCGAGCAGATCATGGAGAAGCCCATCGAGGAAATGCAGGAACTTTACAATAACAGAGAGATCGAGAAGTAG
- a CDS encoding FAD-dependent oxidoreductase, with the protein MFTPEMMESVKKVEATRAERMKTEPRRMTAEEKDTLLKEFHPDYRTEAFKEIKIGPNKGQKAPEELVHLLHSNSRLLGEEIDLEKVDYDVDVLVIGGGGAGASAAIEANEAGADVMIVTKLRIGDANTMMAEGGIQAADKENDSPVQHYLDAFGGGHFAARPELLKRLVMEAPDAIQWLNDLGVMFDKDENGRMITTHGGGTSRKRMHACKDYSGAEIMRTLRDEVINRQIPVVEFTAAVELIKDEKGQVAGAVLQNLETGDYLVARAKTVIIATGGAGRMHYQGFPTSNHYGATADGLILGYRAGAPLLYQDTIQYHPTGVAFPSQIYGALVTEKVRSLGAQLINVEGEAFMHPLETRDVAAAGIIRECTARGKGVDTPLGSGVWLDTPMIEELGGEGTIEKRIPAMLRMYLRYDIDMRKVPILVYPTLHYQNGGLEIGGDGFTKVMDNLLVAGEAVGGIHGRNRLMGNSLLDIIVFGRNAGKAAAAKAKQVEIGTMNLDHLQAYAEELKKAGLETGDVSPLLLPKYARHER; encoded by the coding sequence ATGTTTACACCGGAAATGATGGAATCCGTGAAGAAAGTCGAGGCTACCCGGGCAGAACGTATGAAGACCGAGCCCAGGCGGATGACCGCGGAAGAAAAAGACACGCTCCTTAAGGAATTCCATCCGGATTACCGTACAGAAGCATTCAAAGAGATCAAGATCGGCCCCAACAAAGGGCAGAAGGCGCCGGAAGAGCTGGTGCACCTTCTCCACTCCAACAGCCGCCTGTTAGGCGAAGAGATCGACCTTGAGAAGGTGGATTATGACGTGGACGTGCTGGTGATCGGCGGCGGCGGCGCAGGCGCTTCCGCGGCTATTGAGGCAAATGAAGCCGGGGCGGATGTGATGATCGTCACCAAGCTTCGGATCGGCGACGCCAACACCATGATGGCAGAGGGCGGCATCCAGGCGGCGGACAAGGAAAATGATTCTCCGGTCCAGCATTATCTGGACGCTTTTGGCGGCGGACATTTTGCCGCAAGGCCGGAACTTCTGAAGCGGCTGGTCATGGAGGCGCCGGACGCCATCCAGTGGCTCAATGATCTGGGCGTAATGTTTGATAAAGATGAAAACGGACGGATGATCACCACCCACGGCGGCGGAACTTCCAGAAAGCGGATGCACGCCTGCAAGGACTACTCCGGGGCGGAGATCATGCGGACCCTGCGGGATGAAGTGATCAACCGGCAGATCCCGGTAGTGGAATTTACCGCTGCAGTGGAACTGATCAAGGACGAGAAAGGCCAGGTCGCGGGAGCAGTCCTGCAGAATCTGGAGACCGGCGATTACCTGGTGGCACGGGCCAAGACCGTGATCATCGCCACCGGAGGCGCGGGACGGATGCATTATCAGGGATTCCCCACCTCCAACCATTACGGAGCAACCGCAGACGGCCTGATCCTGGGATACCGGGCGGGGGCGCCCCTCCTTTACCAGGACACCATCCAGTACCATCCCACCGGCGTGGCATTTCCATCCCAGATCTACGGCGCGCTGGTAACAGAGAAGGTGCGTTCCCTGGGAGCACAGCTGATCAACGTGGAGGGCGAGGCCTTCATGCATCCGCTGGAGACACGCGACGTGGCAGCTGCAGGGATCATCCGGGAATGTACGGCAAGAGGAAAAGGTGTGGACACCCCTCTTGGCAGCGGTGTGTGGCTGGATACGCCCATGATCGAGGAACTGGGCGGAGAAGGTACCATTGAGAAGCGGATCCCGGCTATGCTGCGGATGTATCTTCGCTATGACATTGATATGCGTAAAGTCCCGATCCTGGTTTACCCCACCCTTCATTATCAGAACGGCGGGCTGGAGATCGGCGGCGACGGATTTACCAAAGTGATGGATAATCTTCTGGTGGCCGGAGAGGCGGTAGGCGGAATCCATGGAAGAAACCGTCTTATGGGAAATTCTCTTCTGGACATCATTGTATTTGGCCGCAATGCGGGAAAAGCCGCGGCGGCGAAGGCGAAGCAGGTGGAGATCGGGACTATGAACCTGGATCATCTGCAGGCTTACGCGGAGGAGCTGAAAAAGGCAGGACTGGAGACCGGCGATGTATCGCCGCTTCTGCTTCCCAAATATGCGAGACACGAGAGATAA
- a CDS encoding permease has product MGNTLMIVFLVAVIGYLVGSIKIRGVELGTAGVLLVALVFGHFGFEAPDLVRELGLICFVTSVGFIAGPKFFRNFKINARSYILLGAIIIIIGALTTIGIIEIAGVPSDVSVGMMAGALTSTPGLAAAIDATGSVHASVGYGIAYPFGVVGVVLFVQLVPKFLKTDMAAERARFEAAQNVGDEEFRKTKKEELFYADSMGFFPFALAIVLGIILAKIVIPLPGGAEFSLGTSGGPLIAGLILGHFGKIGRLSMKVEKHVLECLREFGLALFLIGAGVEAGAGFVEILREEGLVLFIYGALITLIPMLVGYFFAAKVLKLSLFNSLGSICGGMTSTPALGTLIRVTETDDVASAYAATYPVALVFVVLGCQFIGIFL; this is encoded by the coding sequence TTGGGAAATACACTGATGATCGTATTTTTGGTGGCCGTCATCGGCTACCTGGTAGGAAGTATCAAGATCCGGGGAGTAGAGCTGGGAACAGCCGGAGTCCTTCTGGTGGCTCTGGTATTCGGGCATTTTGGATTTGAAGCGCCGGATCTGGTAAGAGAACTGGGACTGATCTGTTTCGTGACTTCCGTGGGATTTATCGCAGGCCCCAAGTTTTTCCGAAATTTTAAGATCAACGCCAGATCCTATATCCTGCTGGGTGCTATTATCATTATCATCGGCGCCCTGACGACGATCGGGATCATTGAGATCGCCGGCGTACCTTCCGATGTCAGCGTGGGAATGATGGCAGGGGCGCTTACCAGCACGCCGGGACTGGCGGCGGCCATTGATGCTACCGGATCCGTCCATGCCTCTGTAGGGTACGGCATCGCCTATCCCTTTGGCGTGGTGGGCGTGGTGCTGTTCGTGCAGCTGGTGCCCAAGTTTCTGAAGACCGACATGGCGGCGGAGCGGGCTCGGTTTGAGGCGGCCCAGAACGTGGGAGACGAGGAGTTCCGCAAGACGAAGAAGGAAGAATTGTTCTACGCGGACAGCATGGGCTTTTTCCCCTTCGCCCTGGCCATCGTGCTGGGGATCATCCTGGCCAAGATCGTGATCCCCCTTCCCGGAGGAGCAGAATTTTCCCTGGGAACCTCCGGCGGGCCGCTGATCGCAGGATTGATCCTGGGACATTTCGGGAAGATCGGAAGGTTGAGCATGAAGGTGGAGAAGCATGTGCTGGAGTGCCTGCGGGAGTTCGGCCTGGCCCTCTTCCTCATCGGAGCCGGTGTGGAGGCCGGCGCGGGATTTGTGGAGATCCTCCGGGAAGAAGGACTGGTGCTGTTCATCTACGGTGCGCTGATCACCCTGATCCCCATGCTTGTAGGATATTTTTTCGCCGCGAAGGTGCTGAAGCTGAGCCTCTTCAACAGCCTGGGCTCCATCTGCGGCGGTATGACCAGTACCCCGGCTCTGGGAACCCTGATCCGGGTGACCGAGACCGACGATGTGGCAAGCGCTTATGCGGCCACTTATCCGGTGGCTCTGGTATTCGTAGTGCTGGGCTGCCAGTTTATTGGGATCTTTCTGTAG